One genomic segment of Gossypium arboreum isolate Shixiya-1 chromosome 3, ASM2569848v2, whole genome shotgun sequence includes these proteins:
- the LOC108475149 gene encoding REF/SRPP-like protein At3g05500 has protein sequence MRFNKRVLIAKLKQNISAKIATRYQSGCIGSLQTLENPNYGGCLCSISIKGSRLEIHPEVLGTITGGDEGSDNEDQSPYDLEDFNILDSDEVSKYIDDEGGGGGRLQVGESVTKLDRKVPPVIKQVSTEAILAAQKAPDIACSVAFEVHRARVVNTVSGLAKLVYTKYELTTKELYVKYEPKAKQCAILAWRKLNKLSLFPQVASVIIPTTAYCGDKYNETVVSSIENSYLPLVPTKKIAKVFGE, from the exons ATCAGTCAGGCTGTATAGGGTCATTGCAAACTCTTGAAAATCCAAACTACGGTGGATGTTTGTGTAGCATCTCAATCAAGGGCTCTCGTCTAGAGATACATCCAGAGGTATTGGGCACCATAACAGGTGGTGATGAAGGTTCCGATAATGAAGATCAGTCCCCCTATGATCTTGAAGATTTTAATATCCTCGATTCCGATGAGGTCTCCAAATATATAGACGATGAAGGGGGTGGTGGAGG tCGTTTGCAGGTGGGTGAATCAGTGACCAAGCTTGATCGTAAAGTTCCACCAGTCATCAAACAGGTCTCAACCGAAGCCATCTTGGCAGCTCAAAAGGCTCCTGATATTGCCTGTAGCGTAGCTTTTGAAGTCCACCGTGCTAGAGTGGTGAACACTGTCTCAGGATTAGCAAAATTAGTGTACACCAAGTATGAACTCACAACAAAAGAGCTTTATGTGAAGTATGAACCCAAAGCCAAACAATGTGCGATTTTAGCTTGGCGTAAACTCAACAAGCTCTCTCTTTTCCCTCAAGTTGCCTCGGTCATTATCCCAACAACTGCTTATTGCGGCGACAAGTATAATGAGACAGTTGTTAGCAGTATAGAGAACTCCTATTTACCTTTGGTCCCTACTAAAAAAATCGCTAAGGTGTTTGGTGAGTAG